In one Capricornis sumatraensis isolate serow.1 chromosome 1, serow.2, whole genome shotgun sequence genomic region, the following are encoded:
- the LOC138078578 gene encoding keratin-associated protein 10-8-like, whose protein sequence is MATSALSVCSSDLSYSCRVCLPGSCDSYTGSSWQVDDCPESCCEPPCCAPSCCAPAPRLTLLCAPVSCESSPCCQPACSSSCPALCCQQSSCQPSCCTSSPCQQACCEPVCCRPVCCRPICCTPVSCRPVSCRPVCCRPVCCRPVCCTPLCCRPVCCESSPCSASLCCQPNPCSSVSCRPSSSVSLLCCPVCHPACCVPTFSCQPSCCRQASCVSLLCRPACSRPACCVRTSAPEPSC, encoded by the coding sequence ATGGCCACCTCCGCCCTGTCTGTCTGCTCCAGTGACCTGAGCTACAGCTGCCGGGTCTGCCTGCCCGGGTCCTGTGACTCCTACACCGGCTCCTCCTGGCAGGTGGATGACTGTCCAGAGAGCTGCTGCGAGCCCCCCTGCTGTGCCCCCAGCTGCTGCGCCCCGGCCCCCCGCCTGACCCTCCTCTGTGCCCCAGTGAGCTGTGAATCGAGCCCCTGCTGCCAGCCAGCCTGCAGCAGCTCCTGCCCAGCCTTATGCTGCCAGCAGTCTAGCTGCCAGCCCTCCTGCTGCACCTCCTCCCCCTGCCAGCAGGCCTGCTGTGAGCCTGTCTGCTGCAGGCCTGTCTGCTGCAGACCCATATGTTGCACACCTGTCTCCTGCAGGCCCGTCTCCTGCAGGCCTGTCTGCTGCAGGCCTGTCTGCTGCAGGCCCGTCTGTTGCACACCCCTCTGCTGCAGGCCCGTCTGCTGTGAGTCCTCCCCCTGCTCAGCCTCCTTGTGCTGCCAGCCCAACCCCTGCTCCTCGGTCAGTTGCAGACCCTCCTCCTCCGTGTCCCTCCTCTGCTGTCCTGTGTGCCACCCCGCATGCTGCGTGCCCACCTTCTCCTGCCAGCCCAGCTGCTGCCGCCAGGCCTCCTGCGTGTCCCTGCTCTGCCGGCCCGCGTGCTCCCGCCCTGCTTGCTGTGTCCGAACCTCGGCCCCAGAGCCCAGTTGCTGA
- the LOC138078557 gene encoding keratin-associated protein 10-8-like yields MAASTLSICSSDLSYDCPESCCEPPCCAPSCCTPAPLLTLLCTPVSCESSPCCQAACSSSCPASCCQQSSCQPSCCTSSPCQQACCEPVCCRPVCCRPVCCTPVCCRPVCCEASPCSTSSCCQQSSCQPSCCTSSPCQQACCEPVCCRPVCCRPVCCTPVCCRPVCCEFSTCSAPSSCCRPSSSVSLLCRPVCRPTCCVPNSSCQPSCCRPASSVSLLCRPVCSRPACCIPTSAPEPCC; encoded by the coding sequence ATGGCAGCCTCCACCCTGTCCATCTGCTCCAGCGACCTGAGCTATGACTGTCCAGAGAGCTGCTGCGAGCCCCCCTGCTGTGCCCCCAGCTGCTGCACCCCGGCCCCCCTCCTGACCCTCCTCTGCACCCCAGTGAGCTGTGAATCGAGCCCCTGCTGCCAGGCAGCCTGCAGCAGCTCCTGCCCAGCCTCATGCTGCCAGCAGTCCAGCTGCCAGCCCTCCTGCTGCACCTCCTCCCCCTGCCAGCAGGCCTGCTGTGAGCCCGTCTGCTGCAGGCCCGTCTGCTGCAGGCCTGTCTGTTGCACGCCTGTCTGCTGCAGGCCTGTCTGCTGTGAGGCCTCCCCTTGCTCAACCTCCTCATGTTGCCAGCAGTCCAGCTGCCAGCCCTCCTGCTGCACCTCCTCCCCCTGCCAGCAGGCCTGCTGTGAGCCTGTCTGCTGCAGGCCCGTCTGCTGCAGGCCCGTCTGCTGCACGCCTGTTTGCTGCAGGCCCGTGTGCTGTGAGTTCTCCACCTGCTCAGCCCCCTCGTCCTGCTGCAGACCCTCCTCCTCCGTGTCCCTGCTCTGCCGCCCCGTGTGCCGCCCCACCTGCTGTGTGCCCAACTCCTCCTGCCAGCCCAGTTGCTGCcgcccagcctcctctgtgtccCTGCTCTGCAGGCCCGTATGCTCCCGCCCTGCTTGCTGCATCCCAACCTCGGCCCCGGAGCCCTGCTGCTGA
- the LOC138078597 gene encoding keratin-associated protein 10-8-like: MAFSTLSACSSDWSYSSRVCLPGSCDSCTGSSWQVDDCPESCCEPPCCAPSCCAPAPRLTLLCAPVSCESSLCCQPACNSSCPASCCLQSSCQPTCCTSSPCQQACCVPVCCRPVSCRPVCCTPICCTPVSCRPVCCRPVCCRPVCCESSPCSASLCCQPNPCSSVSCRPSSSVSLLCRPVCRPTFCVPTSSCQPSCCRPASCVSLLCRPVCSRPACCILTSVPEPCC; the protein is encoded by the coding sequence ATGGCTTTCTCCACCCTGTCTGCCTGTTCAAGTGACTGGAGCTACAGCAGCCGGGTCTGCCTGCCCGggtcctgtgactcctgcactggGTCCTCATGGCAGGTGGATGACTGTCCAGAGAGCTGCTGCGAGCCCCCCTGCTGTGCCCCCAGCTGCTGTGCTCCGGCCCCTCGCCTAACCCTCCTCTGTGCCCCAGTGAGCTGCGAGTCCAGCCTCTGCTGCCAGCCAGCCTGCAACAGCTCCTGCCCAGCTTCATGCTGCCTGCAGTCTAGCTGCCAGCCCACCTGTTGCACCTCCTCCCCCTGCCAGCAGGCCTGCTGTGTGCCCGTCTGCTGCAGGCCTGTCTCCTGCAGGCCCGTCTGCTGCACACCCATATGTTGCACACCTGTCTCCTGCAGGCCCGTCTGCTGCAGGCCCGTCTGCTGCAGGCCTGTCTGCTGTGAGTCCTCCCCCTGCTCAGCCTCCTTGTGCTGCCAGCCCAACCCCTGCTCCTCGGTCAGTTGCAGACCCTCCTCCTCCGTGTCCCTCCTCTGCCGTCCTGTGTGCCGCCCCACCTTCTGCGTGCCCACCTCTTCCTGCCAGCCCAGCTGCTGCCGCCCAGCCTCCTGTGTATCCCTGCTCTGCAGGCCTGTGTGCTCCCGCCCTGCTTGCTGCATCCTAACCTCAGTCCCAGAGCCCTGTTGCTGA